A genome region from Populus alba chromosome 5, ASM523922v2, whole genome shotgun sequence includes the following:
- the LOC118047712 gene encoding large ribosomal subunit protein eL18y, with protein MGIDLKRGGKSKKTKRTAPKSDDIYLKLLVKLYRFLVRRTGSRFNAVILKRLFMSKINKAPLSLSRLITFMKGKEDKIAVLVGTVTDDIRVYEVPALKVTALRFTETARARIEKAGGECLTFDQLALRAPLGQNTVLLRGPKNAREAVKHFGPAPGVPHSHTKPFVRAKGRKFEKARGKRNSRGFRV; from the exons ATG gGGATAGATTTGAAAAGAGGAGGTAAGTCCAAGAAGACCAAACGTACAGCTCCGAAGTCGGATGATATCTATCTTAAGCTTCTTGTTAAG CTGTACCGGTTTCTTGTGAGGAGAACTGGAAGCAGGTTCAATGCTGTGATATTGAAGAGGCTGTTTATGAGCAAGATTAACAAGGCCCCACTTTCTCTTTCTAGGCTTATTACATTCATGAAGGGAAAG GAGGACAAGATTGCTGTGCTTGTTGGGACAGTAACTGATGATATTAGAGTCTATGAGGTGCCTGCATTGAAAGTCACTGCTTTGAGGTTTACAGAGACAGCTAGGGCCAGGATTGAGAAGGCTGGAGGAGAGTGCTTGACATTTGATCAGCTTGCTTTGAGAGCTCCATTGGGACAGAACACA GTTCTCCTCAGAGGTCCAAAGAATGCTCGTGAAGCTGTCAAACACTTTGGCCCAGCTCCAGGTGTGCCACACAGCCATACCAAACCATTTGTGCGCGCCAAGGGAAGGAAGTTTGAGAAAGCTAGAGGAAAGAGGAACAGCAGGGGCTTCAgggtttaa
- the LOC118047713 gene encoding uncharacterized protein produces MFKKFSSDEVSSQNQVKASVQRKIRQSIADEYPGLEPVLDDFLPKKSPLIVVKCQNHLNLVVVNNVPLFFNIRDGPYMPTLRLLHQYPNIMKKLQVDRGAIKFVLAGANIMCPGLTSPGGALDDEVDAETPVAIMAEGKQHALAIGFTKMSAKDIKSINKGIGVDNMHYLNDGLWKMERLD; encoded by the exons ATGTTCAAAAA GTTTTCAAGTGATGAAGTATCTTCACAAAACCAAGTGAAAGCATCAGTTCAACGCAAAATTCGACAAAGCATTGCTGATGAG tacCCAGGACTTGAACCAGTATTGGATGATTTTCTGCCAAAGAAATCGCCTTTAATTGTTGTTAAATG TCAGAATCATTTGAATCTGGTGGTGGTGAATAATGtgccattgttttttaatataagggaTGGACCTTACATGCCTACGCTCCGACTTCTTCATCAAT AtccaaacataatgaaaaaattgCAAGTTGATAGGGGTGCAATAAAATTTGTCCTTGCTGGTGCTAACATAATGTGTCCTGGACTTACATCTCCTGGTGGTGCACTAGATGATGAAGTGGATGCTGAAACTCCAGTG GCTATAATGGCTGAAGGAAAGCAACATGCCCTTGCTATTGGCTTTACAAAAATGTCAGCAAAAGACAT AAAGTCAATCAACAAGGGAATTGGCGTGGACAACATGCATTATCTCAACGATGGTCTTTGGAAG ATGGAGCGTTTAGATTGA
- the LOC118047702 gene encoding uncharacterized protein: MDGLLRLSIGGAANSDVNISGGEAAGPASLPADGVDRNLLQPPYDGQTFGSLEEMVQYLQSYAKAIGFQWRYRTSRKNKSNGERCGVRMVCTKEGTNKPRGKSPKYFRLSGREGCNVAMSSSLQSDGRWKISKIHLQHCHEIDLNAVPLHMRQHLLELNDRSGNEEEEEEENEEEEEGKPYDGQTFGSYAELIQFLFSYAKKVGFQWSIRTSRKDKNSGKTCGICMVCSKNKRRKQPNSEGEGCDVSLCSTLQKDGQWKINKIHLRHCHEMDPNATPILRRWYLLALNGRLGIEEEEGKEEGEEMEEGEGEGETEQEEFGNSSLSNDIDVPSIDPLYNGQTFGSLQELIQYLCSYAKAVGFEWRKRTSRKNENSGEICGVRMVCNKEGKRGSLGPSMKKGCPVAVNSTLQKGGRWRINKINLEHSHEIDPNVRPFLRRRHRSIPPQLRDPLVSNDRLGIEDEEEREEEEEEEEGAVPVALEQPLDSSGDEYDSPSINDAVMEEQPSLESSFNQQDAIDERGTTCQNSPDLAGNVGQHWKKLKRDMGKLTTSNSDNIRQLSNMERTVDVLISQYFGDDVNTTLQDVRKLITGHKNKVFHLRSSKKSAQTECKNLYRENPDLPATIDRAKLALQAEESKLSQLTCEEARIEAAIQNLMAKKQSVLSQKASAAKNIEKENQKMEELKNTQEKINKAENSFRKWQKETSYANSTFISNLMDSKRALFK, from the exons ATGGATGGGTTACTTCGTCTGAGTATTGGGGGTGCTGCAAATTCGGATGTAAATATCTCGGGTGGAGAAGCTGCTGGTCCCGCATCCTTGCCCGCGGATGGTGTTGATCGAAATTTGTTACAGCCACCGTATGATGGGCAGACTTTTGGTAGTTTAGAAGAAATGGTACAGTATTTGCAGTCGTATGCGAAGGCTATTGGGTTTCAATGGAGATATAGAACTTCAAGAAAGAATAAGAGCAATGGTGAAAGATGTGGTGTTCGTATGGTGTGCACTAAAGAAGGAACGAACAAGCCTCGAGGAAAGAGTCCCAAGTATTTTAGGCTTTCAGGGAGGGAAGGGTGCAATGTTGCAATGTCTTCTTCCTTGCAAAGTGATGGTCGGTGGAAGATTAGCAAAATTCATTTGCAGCATTGTCATGAGATTGATTTGAATGCTGTACCGTTACATATGCGACAGCATCTATTAGAGTTGAATGATAGGTCGGGcaatgaggaagaagaagaagaggaaaatgaagaagaagaggaggggaAACCATATGATGGACAGACTTTTGGTAGTTATGCAGAACTGATTCAGTTCTTGTTTTCTTATGCCAAGAAAGTTGGATTTCAATGGAGCATCAGGACTTCAAGAAAGGATAAGAACAGCGGTAAAACTTGTGGTATCTGCATGGTATGTAGTAAAAACAAGCGGAGAAAACAGCCAAATTCTGAGGGGGAGGGGTGTGATGTTTCACTATGTTCTACCTTGCAAAAGGATGGTCAGTGGAAGATCAACAAAATTCATTTGCGACACTGTCATGAGATGGATCCAAATGCAACTCCCATTCTTCGGCGATGGTATCTACTAGCATTGAATGGTAGGTTGGGTATCGAGGAAGAGGAAGGAAAGGAGGAGGGAGAAGAAATggaggagggggagggggagggggagacaGAACAAGAAGAATTTGGGAACTCATCTTTGTCCAATGATATTGATGTTCCTTCGATTGATCCACTGTATAATGGGCAGACTTTTGGTAGTTTACAAGAACTGATTCAGTATTTGTGCTCTTATGCAAAGGCTGTCGGATTTGAATGGAGGAAGAGAACTTCAAGAAAGAACGAGAACAGTGGTGAAATATGTGGTGTTCGCATGGTATGCAATAAAGAGGGAAAACGAGGTTCTTTGGGACCATCAATGAAAAAGGGGTGTCCTGTTGCTGTAAATTCTACCTTGCAGAAGGGTGGTCGGTGGAggatcaacaaaataaatttggaaCACTCTCATGAGATTGATCCGAATGTAAGGCCATTCCTTCGGCGGCGACATAGATCTATTCCTCCTCAATTACGGGATCCCCTGGTGTCAAATGATAGGTTGGGTATTGAGgatgaagaagaaagggaagaggaggaggaggaggaagaaggagCTGTACCTGTTGCATTGGAGCAACCTCTAGACTCAAGTGGTGATGAG TATGATTCACCTTCAATAAATGATGCAGTAATGGAAGAGCAACCATCCCTTGAATCTTCCTTTAACCAGCAg GATGCCATTGATGAAAGGGGCACCACTTGTCAAAACAGCCCTGACCTGGCTGGAAATGTTGGACAGCATTGGAAGAAGCTGAAAAGAGATATGGGCAAATTGACGACATCCAATTCAGACAATATTAGGCAATTGAGCAATATGGAGAGAACTGTTGATGTTCTGATCAGTCAATATTTTGGGGATGATGTAAACACCACTCTTCAAGATGTGAGGAAATTAATCACTGGACACAAGAACAAGGTCTTTCATCTAAGGTCTTCAAAAAAATCTGCTCAAACTGAATGCAAGAATCTTTACAGAGAGAATCCTGATTTACCAGCAACAATTGACAGAGCAAAACTAGCGTTACAAGCGGAAGAGTCAAAGCTGTCTCAGCTGACATGTGAAGAAGCTAGAATCGAAGCGGCAATCCAAAACTTAATGGCAAAAAAACAATCAGTTCTCTCGCAGAAAGCTTCAGCTGCAAAGAAtattgagaaggaaaaccaGAAAATGGAAGAGTTGAAGAACACACAAGAAAAGATCAACAAAGCAGAAAACAGTTTTCGCAAATGGCAGAAAGAAACGAGTTACGCGAACTCtactttcatttcaaatttgatgGATTCCAAGAGGGCattgttcaagtga
- the LOC118047701 gene encoding uncharacterized protein: MVNNTKTSKICIVPSFVGDCQEIKELAEVSGAVNSEVQQAYESHSTATSLGLDSDSGWGQRYKLGPCFNSPSVEEDNKPVAARLSKYYPSEKSKILVQNHSSLVSWHSWCKNSSPIVGWHMPDESYCNWVKKLEKRLGQKWRDLRIYETIMLSTRLISFDGPLMSALMCFWDKSCNAFLLPEGLMGITMEDVVAITSCSPVGIELSTLGTDLPDAKKTYQGIGVSSYGSFVTRSMALRDKEQEEMAFYLYWICKFLVCNRSVMVLKGFQCVAETIFQAKSPIALAPFLLGLAYNCLGNILRSDFSEHVSGPLWLVVLWAQAYFKPIAARSIAAQPPSPRQQHFNSIYSYGDYIIFSQVQCEKTFEECFIYLTDSRRKRQGEEWNPFLNREFGSDWFRTFTLHQKHTGDEKDAWKAVLVAQDLPAYFSPPSFFLEPYSPNQFARQLGHLQSVPVPFYQTINQPWHSRNTVAPNVLKHAEKDYFTRKSAMSHVHQIHWFPSSDHAFNSWWLWCWENIASYLSEARKHFVLKFGNGPRKTRKKRRARPQKLQRVPKRREKMVSAILESSQVVGKVGMEEEEEESLSSSSDDLPSNTEGQGKQVEDEEEESSSKEDEEDVDLPLTKLRHQKPFADENDRTLEEHPSSEDLVNTEHHQDEVGESDTTPQQNHGESVNVEQQRKKLKQYMGMSIESILETNQLNNMERTVDTIYHHSGDALETPILGDLKKQLTGLKDRIPSLLSSINSAEAERESLCKQNPDLPTKLSQVKLALQADESQLSELRSEEARLEVEIRKLIEKKESVLSQKASAAESAEKRKQKMEELKDIEAIIKKAEYSCFQKRNEMSKVNATINVTLMDAKRVLFK; the protein is encoded by the exons ATGGTTAATAATACAAAGACTTCGAAGATTTGTATAGTGCCTAGCTTTGTAGGTGATTGCCAAGAAATCAAGGAGTTGGCAGAGGTTTCAGGTGCTGTGAATTCCGAGGTTCAGCAAGCTTATGAGTCACATAGTACAGCAACCTCATTGGGGTTGGATTCGGATTCGGGTTGGGGCCAGCGTTACAAGCTCGGTCCATGTTTTAATTCACCGTCTGTAGAAGAAGATAACAAACCTGTGGCTGCAAGGTTGTCTAAATATTACCCTTCTGAGAAATCTAAAATTCTGGTGCAGAATCACTCAAGTTTGGTTTCGTGGCATAGTTGGTGCAAAAATTCCAGCCCGATTGTTGGATGGCATATGCCAGATGAAAGTTACTGTAATTGGGTAAAGAAGTTGGAAAAGAGACTTGGACAGAAATGGCGAGACCTCAGAATCTACGAAACCATCATGCTGTCAACACGTCTCATTTCCTTTGATGGTCCTCTCATGTCTGCTCTCATGTGTTTTTGGGACAAAAGTTGCAACGCTTTCCTCCTTCCTGAAGGTCTGATGGGCATAACAATGGAGGACGTGGTTGCAATCACCAGTTGTTCTCCAGTTGGCATTGAGTTATCTACATTAGGGACTGACCTGCCAGACGCGAAGAAAACTTATCAAGGGATTGGTGTATCAAGTTATGGCAGTTTTGTGACCAGATCTATGGCTCTTAGAGATAAAGAACAAGAGGAAATGGCTTTCTACTTGTACTGGATATGCAAATTTCTTGTTTGCAATCGCTCAGTCATGGTTTTGAAGGGCTTTCAATGCGTGGCTGAAACCATCTTTCAAGCAAAGAGTCCGATAGCGCTTGCCCCCTTCTTACTTGGCCTTGCCTATAATTGCCTAGGCAACATTCTCCGATCAGATTTCAGCGAGCATGTGAGTGGGCCTCTATGGCTGGTGGTGCTATGGGCGCAGGCGTATTTTAAACCTATTGCAGCTAGGAGCATTGCTGCACAACCTCCAAGCCCAAGGCAACAACACTTTAATAGCATATACTCGTATGGGGATTACATAATTTTCAGCCAGGTGCAATGCGAGAAAACTTTTGAGGAATGTTTCATCTATTTGACTGACAGCAGAAGGAAACGCCAAGGAGAGGAGTGGAACCCATTTCTTAATAGGGAATTTGGTTCTGACTGGTTTCGTACTTTCACACTTCATCAGAAACACACTGGAGATGAAAAGGATGCGTGGaaagctgttcttgttgctcaGGATCTACCAGCGTATTTTagccctccttcattttttcttgaaccTTACTCCCCAAACCAGTTTGCCAGGCAACTTGGACACCTTCAATCAGTTCCTGTCCCATTCTACCAAACTATCAACCAACCCTGGCATTCTAGGAACACTGTGGCTCCTAATGTTCTTAAGCATGCAGAGAAGGACTATTTCACCAGAAAATCCGCAATGTCGCATGTTCATCAGATTCATTGGTTCCCATCTTCAGACCATGCCTTCAATTCTTGGTGGTTATGGTGCTGGGAAAATATAGCGTCATATCTCTCCGAGGCTCGGAAACATTTTGTTTTGAAGTTTGGAAATGGTCCCAGGAAGACACGTAAGAAACGACGTGCGCGTCCTCAGAAGTTGCAAAGAG TTCCAAAACGTAGAGAAAAAATGGTTTCAGCTATTTTAGAATCATCACAAGTAGTAGGAAAAGTAGGgatggaagaggaagaggaagaatcATTGTCATCATCATCTGATGATCTGCCTTCGAATACAGAAGGACAAGGAAAACAagtagaagatgaagaagaagaatcatcatcaaaagaagacgaagaagatgTTGATCTGCCTTTGACGAAGTTGCGACATCAGAAGCCCTTTGCTGATGAA AATGACAGGACACTAGAAGAGCATCCATCCTCTGAAGATCTTGTAAACACCGAGCATCATCAg GATGAGGTTGGAGAAAGCGACACCACTCCTCAACAGAACCATGGCGAATCTGTGAACGTTGAACAGCAAAGAAAGAAGCTTAAACAATATATGGGCATGTCAATAGAGTCCATTTTGGAGACTAATCAATTGAACAACATGGAGAGAACTGTTGACACGATCTATCATCATTCAGGTGATGCATTAGAAACCCCCATTCTGGGAGATCTGAAGAAACAACTGACTGGTCTCAAGGATAGGATCCCATCTCTTTTGTCTTCAATTAACTCTGCCGAAGCTGAACGAGAGTCTCTTTGCAAACAAAACCCTGATCTGCCAACAAAGCTGAGCCAAGTGAAACTGGCATTACAAGCTGACGAATCACAACTTTCAGAGCTCAGGAGTGAAGAAGCTAGACTTGAAGTTGAAATCCGAAAACTAATCGAGAAAAAAGAATCAGTTCTTTCTCAGAAAGCATCAGCTGCAGAGAGTGCCGAGAAGAGAAAGCAGAAAATGGAAGAGCTGAAGGATATCGAGGCAATCATCAAGAAGGCAGAGTACAGTTGTTTCCAAAAGCGGAACGAAATGAGTAAAGTAAACGCAACCATTAACGTGACATTGATGGATGCCAAAAGGGTTTTGTTCAAATGA
- the LOC118047711 gene encoding bidirectional sugar transporter SWEET16 isoform X3 gives MANTIFIVGVLGNIISSLAYLSPLKTFWRIVKNRSTEDFSSIPYICTLMNAILWIYYGITKPDSFLIATINGFGAVTQIVYILIFLVFISPRMRAKTALLVGLLDVGFAAAAISFTHFMFQGDVRIVVVGFICDCSGMLVYASPLAAMQKTVITTKSVEFMPFLLSFAILLNGGFWTLYALLAKDILVGIRAIEGSIR, from the exons ATGGCGAACACAATTTTCATTGTTGGGGTACTAG GCAACATCATTTCAAGTCTGGCCTACCTTTCTCCCTT GAAAACTTTTTGGAGAATCGTAAAGAACAGATCGACAGAGGATTTTTCAAGCATTCCTTATATCTGCACATTAATGAATGCTATCCTGTGGATTTACTATGGAATCACCAAGCCTGATAGCTTCCTCATCGCCACCATCAATGGTTTCGGTGCTGTAACTCAGATTGTTTACATTCTGATATTTCTGGTGTTCATATCTCCAAGAATGAGA GCCAAGACCGCCTTGCTAGTTGGACTTTTGGATGTGGGATTTGCTGCAGCAGCAATCTCGTTCACTCATTTTATGTTTCAAGGAGATGTACGAATCGTTGTTGTTGGCTTCATCTGTGATTGCTCCGGTATGCTTGTTTATGCTTCGCCTCTTGCGGCTATG CAGAAAACAGTCATAACAACAAAGAGTGTAGAATTCATGCCATTCCTTCTCTCTTTTGCCATTCTACTAAATGGAGGCTTCTGGACTCTCTACGCACTGCTTGCAAAAGACATTCTTGTTGGA ATACGAGCCATTGAAGGAAGCATCAGATAA
- the LOC118047711 gene encoding bidirectional sugar transporter SWEET16 isoform X4 — MANTIFIVGVLGNIISSLAYLSPLKTFWRIVKNRSTEDFSSIPYICTLMNAILWIYYGITKPDSFLIATINGFGAVTQIVYILIFLVFISPRMRAKTALLVGLLDVGFAAAAISFTHFMFQGDVRIVVVGFICDCSGMLVYASPLAAMKTVITTKSVEFMPFLLSFAILLNGGFWTLYALLAKDILVGIRAIEGSIR; from the exons ATGGCGAACACAATTTTCATTGTTGGGGTACTAG GCAACATCATTTCAAGTCTGGCCTACCTTTCTCCCTT GAAAACTTTTTGGAGAATCGTAAAGAACAGATCGACAGAGGATTTTTCAAGCATTCCTTATATCTGCACATTAATGAATGCTATCCTGTGGATTTACTATGGAATCACCAAGCCTGATAGCTTCCTCATCGCCACCATCAATGGTTTCGGTGCTGTAACTCAGATTGTTTACATTCTGATATTTCTGGTGTTCATATCTCCAAGAATGAGA GCCAAGACCGCCTTGCTAGTTGGACTTTTGGATGTGGGATTTGCTGCAGCAGCAATCTCGTTCACTCATTTTATGTTTCAAGGAGATGTACGAATCGTTGTTGTTGGCTTCATCTGTGATTGCTCCGGTATGCTTGTTTATGCTTCGCCTCTTGCGGCTATG AAAACAGTCATAACAACAAAGAGTGTAGAATTCATGCCATTCCTTCTCTCTTTTGCCATTCTACTAAATGGAGGCTTCTGGACTCTCTACGCACTGCTTGCAAAAGACATTCTTGTTGGA ATACGAGCCATTGAAGGAAGCATCAGATAA
- the LOC118047711 gene encoding bidirectional sugar transporter SWEET16 isoform X1, protein MANTIFIVGVLGNIISSLAYLSPLKTFWRIVKNRSTEDFSSIPYICTLMNAILWIYYGITKPDSFLIATINGFGAVTQIVYILIFLVFISPRMRAKTALLVGLLDVGFAAAAISFTHFMFQGDVRIVVVGFICDCSGMLVYASPLAAMQKTVITTKSVEFMPFLLSFAILLNGGFWTLYALLAKDILVGIPNGIGLLLGIAQLILYGIYHRYEPLKEASDNLEDGLQNESLIPACDSVS, encoded by the exons ATGGCGAACACAATTTTCATTGTTGGGGTACTAG GCAACATCATTTCAAGTCTGGCCTACCTTTCTCCCTT GAAAACTTTTTGGAGAATCGTAAAGAACAGATCGACAGAGGATTTTTCAAGCATTCCTTATATCTGCACATTAATGAATGCTATCCTGTGGATTTACTATGGAATCACCAAGCCTGATAGCTTCCTCATCGCCACCATCAATGGTTTCGGTGCTGTAACTCAGATTGTTTACATTCTGATATTTCTGGTGTTCATATCTCCAAGAATGAGA GCCAAGACCGCCTTGCTAGTTGGACTTTTGGATGTGGGATTTGCTGCAGCAGCAATCTCGTTCACTCATTTTATGTTTCAAGGAGATGTACGAATCGTTGTTGTTGGCTTCATCTGTGATTGCTCCGGTATGCTTGTTTATGCTTCGCCTCTTGCGGCTATG CAGAAAACAGTCATAACAACAAAGAGTGTAGAATTCATGCCATTCCTTCTCTCTTTTGCCATTCTACTAAATGGAGGCTTCTGGACTCTCTACGCACTGCTTGCAAAAGACATTCTTGTTGGA ATACCAAATGGGATTGGATTACTTCTTGGGATAGCCCAGTTGATTCTATATGGGATATATCACAGATACGAGCCATTGAAGGAAGCATCAGATAATTTGGAGGATGGATTGCAAAATGAGTCCCTTATCCCTGCTTGCGACTCTGTTTCATAA
- the LOC118047711 gene encoding bidirectional sugar transporter SWEET16 isoform X2: MANTIFIVGVLGNIISSLAYLSPLKTFWRIVKNRSTEDFSSIPYICTLMNAILWIYYGITKPDSFLIATINGFGAVTQIVYILIFLVFISPRMRAKTALLVGLLDVGFAAAAISFTHFMFQGDVRIVVVGFICDCSGMLVYASPLAAMKTVITTKSVEFMPFLLSFAILLNGGFWTLYALLAKDILVGIPNGIGLLLGIAQLILYGIYHRYEPLKEASDNLEDGLQNESLIPACDSVS, from the exons ATGGCGAACACAATTTTCATTGTTGGGGTACTAG GCAACATCATTTCAAGTCTGGCCTACCTTTCTCCCTT GAAAACTTTTTGGAGAATCGTAAAGAACAGATCGACAGAGGATTTTTCAAGCATTCCTTATATCTGCACATTAATGAATGCTATCCTGTGGATTTACTATGGAATCACCAAGCCTGATAGCTTCCTCATCGCCACCATCAATGGTTTCGGTGCTGTAACTCAGATTGTTTACATTCTGATATTTCTGGTGTTCATATCTCCAAGAATGAGA GCCAAGACCGCCTTGCTAGTTGGACTTTTGGATGTGGGATTTGCTGCAGCAGCAATCTCGTTCACTCATTTTATGTTTCAAGGAGATGTACGAATCGTTGTTGTTGGCTTCATCTGTGATTGCTCCGGTATGCTTGTTTATGCTTCGCCTCTTGCGGCTATG AAAACAGTCATAACAACAAAGAGTGTAGAATTCATGCCATTCCTTCTCTCTTTTGCCATTCTACTAAATGGAGGCTTCTGGACTCTCTACGCACTGCTTGCAAAAGACATTCTTGTTGGA ATACCAAATGGGATTGGATTACTTCTTGGGATAGCCCAGTTGATTCTATATGGGATATATCACAGATACGAGCCATTGAAGGAAGCATCAGATAATTTGGAGGATGGATTGCAAAATGAGTCCCTTATCCCTGCTTGCGACTCTGTTTCATAA
- the LOC118047711 gene encoding bidirectional sugar transporter SWEET16 isoform X5: protein MNAILWIYYGITKPDSFLIATINGFGAVTQIVYILIFLVFISPRMRAKTALLVGLLDVGFAAAAISFTHFMFQGDVRIVVVGFICDCSGMLVYASPLAAMQKTVITTKSVEFMPFLLSFAILLNGGFWTLYALLAKDILVGIPNGIGLLLGIAQLILYGIYHRYEPLKEASDNLEDGLQNESLIPACDSVS from the exons ATGAATGCTATCCTGTGGATTTACTATGGAATCACCAAGCCTGATAGCTTCCTCATCGCCACCATCAATGGTTTCGGTGCTGTAACTCAGATTGTTTACATTCTGATATTTCTGGTGTTCATATCTCCAAGAATGAGA GCCAAGACCGCCTTGCTAGTTGGACTTTTGGATGTGGGATTTGCTGCAGCAGCAATCTCGTTCACTCATTTTATGTTTCAAGGAGATGTACGAATCGTTGTTGTTGGCTTCATCTGTGATTGCTCCGGTATGCTTGTTTATGCTTCGCCTCTTGCGGCTATG CAGAAAACAGTCATAACAACAAAGAGTGTAGAATTCATGCCATTCCTTCTCTCTTTTGCCATTCTACTAAATGGAGGCTTCTGGACTCTCTACGCACTGCTTGCAAAAGACATTCTTGTTGGA ATACCAAATGGGATTGGATTACTTCTTGGGATAGCCCAGTTGATTCTATATGGGATATATCACAGATACGAGCCATTGAAGGAAGCATCAGATAATTTGGAGGATGGATTGCAAAATGAGTCCCTTATCCCTGCTTGCGACTCTGTTTCATAA
- the LOC118047623 gene encoding uncharacterized protein At5g01610: protein MASSFTTLCLILIFSHSLPSSSSSQETSFLDQKPTAYEMLGDYNFPKGLLPKGVVGYSLDTTTGRFSAFLNGSCSFSLEGSYQLRYKSSVNGYILQGRLSRLEGVSVKVFFMWVDIIEVLRNGDDLEFSVGIAGAGFPIDNFEECPQCGCGLNCGGAKRKVSKIRSNPFVSSS, encoded by the coding sequence ATGGCGTCATCATTCACAACTCTTTGCCTCATTCTCATATTCTCACATTCTTTACcgtcatcatcttcatcccaAGAAACAAGTTTTCTTGATCAAAAACCAACAGCCTATGAAATGTTGGGAGACTACAACTTCCCTAAAGGACTGCTTCCTAAAGGAGTTGTCGGCTATTCTCTTGACACCACAACAGGTAGATTCTCTGCTTTCTTGAATGGTTCTTGCAGTTTTTCTCTTGAAGGATCATACCAGTTAAGGTACAAGTCAAGCGTCAATGGTTATATATTACAAGGGAGACTCTCAAGGTTGGAAGGTGTGAGTGTGAAGGTGTTTTTTATGTGGGTTGATATTATTGAGGTTTTAAGAAACGGTGATGATCTTGAATTCTCTGTTGGGATTGCTGGTGCTGGTTTTCCTATTGATAATTTTGAAGAGTGTCCTCAATGCGGTTGTGGCTTGAATTGTGGTGGTGCTAAAAGGAAAGTAAGCAAGATTAGATCAAACCCTTTTGTATCTTCTTCTTAG
- the LOC118047709 gene encoding serine/threonine-protein phosphatase PP1, producing the protein MMMMTMEGMMDKAVLDDIIRRLLEGKGGKQVQLSEGEIRQLCVNARQIFLSQPILLEIKAPIRICGDIHGQYQDLLRLFEYGGYPPTANYLFLGDYVDRGRQSLETICLLLAYKIRYPDKIYLLRGNHEDAKINRIYGFYDECKRRFNVRLWKIFTDCFNCLPVAALIDEKILCMHGGLSPELEHLGQIKEIQRPTEIPDGGLLCDLLWSDPDARVEGWADSDRGVSWTFGPDKVAEFLNKNDLDLICRGHQVVEDGYEFFSKRRLVTIFSAPNYGGEFDNAGALLSVDESLVCSFEILKPILPASSSKLTLKKPPKAGKI; encoded by the exons atgatgatgatgacgatggaAGGGATGATGGATAAGGCAGTATTGGATGATATAATAAGGAGGTTGTTAGAAGGGAAAGGAGGAAAGCAAGTGCAGTTATCTGAAGGAGAGATCCGTCAATTATGTGTTAATGCTCGCCAAATCTTCCTTTCTCAGCCTATTCTCCTCGAGATTAAAGCTCCCATTCGCATCTGTG GTGACATACATGGGCAATATCAAGACCTCCTGAGGCTGTTTGAATATGGTGGCTACCCTCCTACAGCAAACTATCTCTTCCTTGGGGATTATGTTGATAGAGGGAGGCAAAGTTTGGAGACTATATGTCTGCTTCTGGCCTACAAAATCAGATATCCCGACAAAATTTACCTCTTGAGAGGTAACCATGAGGATGCGAAGATCAACAGGATATATGGGTTTTATGACGAGTGTAAACGGAGATTTAATGTTAGGCTATGGAAAATATTTACCGACTGCTTCAATTGTTTGCCTGTTGCCGCATTGATTGATGAGAAGATACTTTGCATGCATGGAGGCCTCTCTCCAGAGTTGGAACATTTGGGTCAGATAAAGGAAATTCAAAGACCTACCGAAATCCCTGATGGTGGTCTCCTTTGTGATCTGCTTTGGTCTGATCCTGATGCTAGGGTTGAGGGTTGGGCTGATAGTGATCGAGGTGTTTCATGGACCTTTGGACCTGATAAAGTTGCtgagtttttgaataaaaatgacTTGGATCTCATTTGCCGAGGTCATCAG GTGGTGGAGGATGGATACGAGTTTTTTTCCAAACGAAGATTAGTAACAATATTCTCAGCTCCAAACTATGGTGGGGAGTTTGACAATGCAGGTGCTCTCCTAAGTGTTGATGAATCTTTAGTGTGTTCCTTTGAGATATTAAAGCCAATTCTACCAGCAAGCAGTTCAAAGTTGACCCTTAAGAAG CCTCCTAAAGCCGGAAAGATCTAG